A window from Thalassophryne amazonica chromosome 15, fThaAma1.1, whole genome shotgun sequence encodes these proteins:
- the si:ch211-113e8.11 gene encoding uncharacterized protein si:ch211-113e8.11 isoform X2, whose product MNSLVGYGVSSDSDSEVEKGKYLDDEPGAGSKVRNFLLESGSASSDSGSEESAEDASLPTHHQTSAPTATPAGHLQGSVNSSKLPPPPLDACTDSSVFTNPFKAQADQRLNALQKHVPLTMHAKPSQIGGKRICVAYRKDGRCRFGIRCKFAHDSDLQTSVIPTDIDPPLNEPRLLSTQVDSCVGQSQISQQETDEEDSKGKVKKRRVGLSDTLIPPKRAMKQFAKQRDKGRFSVP is encoded by the exons ATGAATTCTCTCGTTGGTTACGGAGTCTCCTCAGATTCTGACAGCGAAGTGGAAAAGGG CAAATACTTGGATGATGAACCTGGAGCTGGCAGTAAAGTTCGCAACTTCCTGCTGGAATCTGGTTCAGCCTCTAGTGACTCAGGCAGTGAAGAAAGTGCAGAAGATGCGTCTTTGCCAACACATCACCAAACATCAGCGCCTACTGCCACTCCTGCAGGACACCTCCAGGGATCCGTCAACTCCAGCAAACTACCTCCTCCTCCACTCGATGCCTGCACTGACAGCAGCGTGTTCACCAACCCATTCAAGGCTCAGGCTGACCAGCGGCTCAACGCCTTACAGAAACATGTTCCTCTTACCATGCATGCCAAACCTTCTCAGATTGGTGGGAAGAGGATTTGTGTGGCGTACCGGAAAGATGGAAGGTGCAGATTTGGCATCAGATGTAAATTTGCTCATGATAGTGACCTCCAGACATCAGTCATTCCAACTGACATTGATCCCCCGCTGAATGAACCGCGGTTGTTATCGACTCAGGTTGATTCCTGCGTGGGACAAAGCCAGATTTCCCAGCAGGAGACAGATGAGGAAGATTCAAAAGGGAAGGTCAAGAAGAGAAGGGTAGGACTGAGTGACACCTTGATTCCTCCAAAGCGAGCGATGAAGCAGTTTGCTAAGCAGAGGGACAAAGGACGCTTCAGTGTACCCTGA
- the si:ch211-113e8.11 gene encoding uncharacterized protein si:ch211-113e8.11 isoform X1 translates to MNSLVGYGVSSDSDSEVEKGFSKYLDDEPGAGSKVRNFLLESGSASSDSGSEESAEDASLPTHHQTSAPTATPAGHLQGSVNSSKLPPPPLDACTDSSVFTNPFKAQADQRLNALQKHVPLTMHAKPSQIGGKRICVAYRKDGRCRFGIRCKFAHDSDLQTSVIPTDIDPPLNEPRLLSTQVDSCVGQSQISQQETDEEDSKGKVKKRRVGLSDTLIPPKRAMKQFAKQRDKGRFSVP, encoded by the exons ATGAATTCTCTCGTTGGTTACGGAGTCTCCTCAGATTCTGACAGCGAAGTGGAAAAGGG CTTTAGCAAATACTTGGATGATGAACCTGGAGCTGGCAGTAAAGTTCGCAACTTCCTGCTGGAATCTGGTTCAGCCTCTAGTGACTCAGGCAGTGAAGAAAGTGCAGAAGATGCGTCTTTGCCAACACATCACCAAACATCAGCGCCTACTGCCACTCCTGCAGGACACCTCCAGGGATCCGTCAACTCCAGCAAACTACCTCCTCCTCCACTCGATGCCTGCACTGACAGCAGCGTGTTCACCAACCCATTCAAGGCTCAGGCTGACCAGCGGCTCAACGCCTTACAGAAACATGTTCCTCTTACCATGCATGCCAAACCTTCTCAGATTGGTGGGAAGAGGATTTGTGTGGCGTACCGGAAAGATGGAAGGTGCAGATTTGGCATCAGATGTAAATTTGCTCATGATAGTGACCTCCAGACATCAGTCATTCCAACTGACATTGATCCCCCGCTGAATGAACCGCGGTTGTTATCGACTCAGGTTGATTCCTGCGTGGGACAAAGCCAGATTTCCCAGCAGGAGACAGATGAGGAAGATTCAAAAGGGAAGGTCAAGAAGAGAAGGGTAGGACTGAGTGACACCTTGATTCCTCCAAAGCGAGCGATGAAGCAGTTTGCTAAGCAGAGGGACAAAGGACGCTTCAGTGTACCCTGA